A genomic stretch from Candidatus Methanomassiliicoccus intestinalis Issoire-Mx1 includes:
- a CDS encoding uroporphyrinogen decarboxylase/cobalamine-independent methonine synthase family protein, producing the protein MEWNCSPSCIGSLPHSDPAKAVDFIIKYLNEIPSWPQLPMTGFRENMYIQFSQNLPGIKIDEENKRVSVNLLDYDPEEIYMKIISEDPEMFPLPAENFSGFYEFISRELSDYKAIKGQVTGPISLGLQMTDQDDKPAIYDPTYAEILRKNLQFTAMWQEKELKKKCARTIIFIDEPYLSIIGTPFASISPSDAVSWINEVVSGLEDMKGIHCCANTDWPLVMSMNIDVLSFDAYDYGYTIALYPEEVSAFIERGGCLSWGIIPNNEETLKDTNCDSIIAHFEKIVSDLESKGVDRELLLRNSILTPQCGLSGLSEEASEGAMDLLVSVSKVIQEKYSLG; encoded by the coding sequence GTGGAATGGAATTGCTCGCCCAGTTGCATAGGGTCTCTGCCGCATTCGGACCCCGCCAAAGCAGTAGACTTCATAATCAAATATCTGAATGAGATCCCGTCCTGGCCGCAGCTGCCTATGACTGGATTCAGAGAGAATATGTATATCCAGTTTTCACAAAATTTACCGGGGATCAAAATTGACGAGGAGAACAAGCGTGTCAGCGTGAATCTTCTTGACTACGACCCTGAAGAAATTTACATGAAGATTATTTCCGAGGATCCGGAGATGTTTCCTCTTCCTGCAGAGAATTTCTCAGGATTTTACGAGTTCATATCAAGAGAGCTTTCAGACTACAAAGCAATAAAGGGACAGGTTACCGGCCCGATTTCTCTGGGGCTGCAGATGACTGATCAGGATGACAAACCTGCAATATATGATCCGACATATGCAGAAATTCTGAGGAAAAATCTGCAGTTTACAGCCATGTGGCAAGAGAAAGAATTAAAAAAGAAATGCGCAAGGACCATTATCTTCATAGATGAGCCTTATCTGAGTATAATCGGAACTCCTTTTGCAAGCATATCCCCTTCAGATGCAGTTTCTTGGATCAATGAAGTTGTTTCAGGATTGGAAGATATGAAGGGCATACACTGCTGCGCCAATACCGATTGGCCGCTGGTAATGAGCATGAACATCGATGTATTGTCATTCGATGCGTATGATTACGGATATACGATAGCTCTGTACCCGGAAGAGGTGTCTGCATTCATTGAAAGGGGAGGATGTCTGTCCTGGGGAATAATACCCAATAATGAAGAAACTCTGAAAGACACAAACTGCGATTCGATCATAGCCCACTTTGAAAAGATAGTTTCTGATCTGGAATCAAAAGGAGTTGACAGGGAACTTCTTCTCAGAAATTCGATTCTTACGCCTCAGTGCGGACTGAGCGGACTGAGCGAAGAAGCCAGCGAAGGGGCGATGGATCTTCTGGTCAGCGTGTCTAAAGTCATACAGGAAAAATATTCTCTGGGATGA